From a single bacterium genomic region:
- a CDS encoding Glu/Leu/Phe/Val dehydrogenase — translation MGAEHKVDVYNTFSIVQEQLADCARILNLSEDIYNILRSPMREIHVSLPVKMDNGKVKVFHGFRVQYNNALGPTKGGIRFHPDETVDTVRALAAWMTWKCSLMGLPLGGGKGGVICNPKEMSEGELERLSRLYIERIWKYIGPEEDVPAPDVYTNPQIMAWMMDEYSRIAQKNQFGVVTGKPLILGGSPGRGDATARGGLYALREAARELGIDLGYATIAIQGYGNAGYYAAKLAKELFGSKVIAVSDSQGGIFNKDGIDPDEAQEYKSRKSSVVNLPGVKKITSEELLELDVDILIPAALENVITAKNASSIKAKIVVELANGPTTPDADDILYKKGIHVIPDFLANAGGVTVSYFEMVQNFTMYYWSEEDVHTRLSDKMSQAYHSVLTAAKKYNINMRQAAYVVAVSRVVDAMKMRGWV, via the coding sequence ATGGGTGCGGAGCATAAAGTGGATGTATATAATACTTTTTCAATTGTTCAGGAACAATTAGCGGACTGTGCGAGAATTTTAAACCTTAGTGAAGATATCTATAACATACTTCGCTCACCTATGCGGGAAATTCATGTCTCTCTTCCTGTAAAAATGGACAACGGCAAAGTCAAGGTATTTCATGGTTTCAGGGTTCAGTATAATAATGCATTAGGACCTACCAAAGGGGGAATACGGTTTCATCCTGATGAAACAGTAGATACAGTAAGAGCACTTGCTGCATGGATGACATGGAAGTGTTCACTTATGGGACTTCCTTTAGGTGGTGGGAAAGGTGGAGTAATCTGTAATCCGAAAGAGATGTCAGAAGGTGAACTTGAACGACTCAGCCGTCTATATATAGAAAGAATCTGGAAATACATAGGTCCAGAAGAGGATGTTCCAGCGCCGGATGTATATACCAACCCCCAGATTATGGCATGGATGATGGATGAGTATTCCAGAATTGCACAGAAGAATCAGTTTGGTGTTGTTACAGGAAAACCACTAATTTTAGGTGGTTCTCCAGGAAGAGGAGATGCTACAGCGAGGGGTGGACTTTATGCACTTAGAGAAGCAGCCAGAGAACTTGGGATAGACCTCGGATATGCTACTATAGCCATACAGGGATATGGTAATGCTGGTTATTATGCGGCAAAACTCGCAAAGGAACTTTTTGGCTCAAAGGTGATTGCTGTAAGTGACAGTCAGGGGGGTATATTTAACAAAGATGGTATTGACCCTGATGAGGCACAGGAATATAAGAGTAGAAAGTCATCAGTTGTTAATCTCCCAGGTGTGAAGAAGATAACCAGTGAGGAACTTTTAGAACTGGATGTGGATATTTTGATACCTGCTGCTCTTGAAAATGTCATTACTGCGAAAAATGCCTCAAGCATTAAAGCAAAAATAGTAGTGGAACTTGCAAATGGTCCTACAACCCCTGATGCTGATGATATACTTTATAAAAAAGGTATCCATGTAATACCTGATTTCCTTGCAAATGCAGGAGGTGTTACTGTATCCTACTTTGAGATGGTGCAGAACTTTACAATGTATTACTGGAGTGAAGAAGATGTCCATACCCGACTTTCTGATAAGATGTCTCAAGCATATCACTCAGTGTTAACTGCTGCTAAAAAGTATAATATAAATATGCGACAGGCTGCTTATGTGGTGGCTGTCAGCAGGGTTGTGGATGCAATGAAGATGAGGGGCTGGGTATAG
- the thiL gene encoding thiamine-phosphate kinase, giving the protein MKEDEIIEFIKRRLHPRQRNVIIGPGDDTAVISYNSKEYLLLTTDCVVENVHFSIDKTSLSLIARKAISVNLSDIAAMGGIPLYALVCVGLPDNITRKEIIQIIMGLNYMADRFQFDIVGGNLTRSDRLFIDVSMIGRIERKNLKLRSGAKPGDLIFVTGSLGGSYLGKHLNFIPRIKEAREIIKRCPVSAMMDISDGLSTDLTRLVKASGTGFKIYMDKLPVSKDALRISKNREEAIQHALNDGEDYELLFTVPEKYRKKIPSRIDSVSLSCIGEITKEKKYKGISISGKIIDVNPSGYSHF; this is encoded by the coding sequence ATGAAAGAAGATGAGATTATTGAGTTTATAAAAAGACGTTTACACCCCAGACAGAGAAATGTAATAATTGGTCCAGGTGATGATACAGCAGTGATTTCTTATAACAGTAAAGAGTACTTACTTTTAACCACTGACTGTGTGGTTGAAAATGTCCATTTTTCCATAGATAAAACATCTTTATCTCTTATTGCCAGAAAAGCAATTTCTGTTAACTTAAGTGATATAGCAGCGATGGGAGGTATTCCTCTATATGCTCTTGTTTGTGTAGGACTGCCAGACAATATTACACGTAAAGAGATAATACAGATTATTATGGGATTGAATTATATGGCAGACCGATTCCAGTTTGATATAGTGGGTGGTAATCTTACAAGGTCAGATAGATTATTCATAGATGTATCTATGATAGGCAGAATAGAGAGAAAAAACCTTAAACTTAGAAGTGGAGCAAAACCAGGTGACCTTATATTTGTAACAGGTTCACTCGGTGGTAGCTATCTCGGTAAACATCTTAATTTTATACCACGGATAAAAGAAGCGAGAGAAATTATAAAGAGATGTCCTGTAAGTGCTATGATGGACATATCTGATGGACTTTCAACAGACCTTACACGACTTGTAAAGGCAAGTGGTACTGGATTTAAGATATATATGGACAAACTCCCTGTGTCAAAAGATGCATTAAGGATAAGTAAAAACAGAGAAGAAGCCATACAGCACGCACTGAATGATGGAGAGGACTATGAACTTTTATTTACTGTACCTGAAAAATACAGAAAAAAGATTCCATCCAGAATAGATTCAGTTTCTCTCTCCTGTATAGGTGAAATTACAAAAGAAAAAAAATATAAAGGTATATCTATTAGTGGCAAAATAATTGATGTAAATCCTTCAGGGTATTCTCATTTCTAA